A genomic stretch from Sphingobacterium sp. ML3W includes:
- the rsmA gene encoding 16S rRNA (adenine(1518)-N(6)/adenine(1519)-N(6))-dimethyltransferase RsmA, producing MSTVRAKKHLGQHFLNDKNAAQRIVEALDPKLGFSQVLEVGPGMGVLSDFLLQKEEYETYLIDVDDESIAYLDDKYPQLGKRLIHGDFLNLDFSQYFGEKMAVIGNFPYNISSQILFKILDERQRVVQMTGMFQKEVAERCTAKAGSKEYGILSVFLQAYYKVEYLFTVKAGAFNPPPKVLSGVIRMTRNDREQLACDEKLFWRVVKAGFNQRRKTLRNSLSGVVPKDKMSDNPLYELRAERLTVDDFVSLTNEIANCL from the coding sequence ATGAGTACAGTTAGAGCAAAAAAACATCTAGGACAGCATTTCTTAAACGATAAGAATGCCGCACAACGTATTGTAGAGGCATTGGATCCTAAATTGGGTTTCAGCCAAGTACTCGAAGTTGGTCCGGGAATGGGTGTCCTTTCGGATTTTCTATTACAGAAAGAAGAATATGAGACCTATCTGATCGATGTTGATGATGAATCGATTGCCTATTTGGACGATAAATACCCACAGTTGGGAAAAAGATTGATCCATGGCGATTTTCTAAACCTTGATTTTTCGCAATATTTTGGCGAAAAGATGGCTGTCATTGGCAACTTTCCCTATAATATTTCCTCTCAGATCCTCTTCAAAATTTTGGACGAACGTCAACGTGTTGTTCAGATGACAGGTATGTTTCAAAAAGAAGTCGCTGAGCGCTGTACAGCGAAAGCAGGCAGTAAAGAGTATGGAATTCTGAGTGTGTTTTTACAAGCTTACTATAAAGTAGAATATCTCTTTACTGTAAAGGCTGGCGCTTTTAATCCGCCGCCTAAGGTACTGTCGGGTGTCATCCGTATGACCCGCAATGACCGTGAGCAACTGGCCTGTGATGAGAAGCTATTTTGGCGTGTCGTCAAAGCAGGATTCAATCAACGCCGCAAAACTTTACGCAATTCCCTTTCAGGGGTTGTTCCGAAAGATAAGATGTCAGATAATCCGCTTTATGAGCTGCGGGCCGAACGGTTAACTGTAGACGATTTTGTTAGCCTGACTAAC
- the pdxA gene encoding 4-hydroxythreonine-4-phosphate dehydrogenase PdxA — MSDKLKIGITVGDINGIGLEVIIKSLVDQRMCDFFTPIVYGNTKVASFHRKAVGINDFSFNVVNDAEQAHPKRANMINCWQEDVKISLGEENEIGGKYAFLSLERAIEDLKAGKIDALVTAPINKHNIQQEGFQFPGHTEYLQAKVEADDVLMFMVCDELRIGVVTGHIPLHDVAANITEEAILKKLILMNESLKKDFWVEKPKIAVLGLNPHAGDHGIIGTEDDQIIRPTVEKANEQGIFCFGPYPADGFFAKGAYEKFDAVLAMYHDQGLIPFKHIAKGAGVNYTAGLPIVRTSPDHGTGYDIAGKNLASPSSFVEAIFTAVHIVKRRREQAELLKNPLAFRKLSKDRD, encoded by the coding sequence ATGAGTGATAAACTAAAAATCGGAATTACCGTAGGGGATATTAATGGTATTGGACTTGAAGTAATTATCAAGTCATTGGTAGATCAACGTATGTGCGATTTTTTCACACCAATTGTTTATGGAAATACAAAAGTTGCCTCTTTTCATCGGAAAGCGGTGGGAATAAACGATTTTAGTTTTAATGTAGTAAATGATGCTGAACAAGCCCATCCTAAAAGGGCAAATATGATCAATTGCTGGCAGGAAGATGTCAAGATCTCTTTGGGAGAGGAGAACGAAATTGGTGGAAAATATGCTTTTTTGTCTTTGGAAAGAGCGATTGAGGATTTGAAAGCTGGTAAAATAGATGCTTTAGTGACTGCACCCATCAATAAGCATAATATTCAACAGGAGGGATTCCAATTTCCTGGTCATACCGAATATTTGCAGGCCAAAGTTGAAGCTGATGATGTATTGATGTTTATGGTATGTGACGAACTACGCATTGGTGTGGTGACAGGACATATTCCGCTACATGATGTGGCTGCGAATATTACTGAAGAGGCGATACTGAAAAAGCTGATCCTCATGAATGAGTCTTTGAAAAAGGATTTCTGGGTAGAGAAACCCAAAATTGCCGTTTTAGGACTTAATCCACATGCTGGGGATCATGGAATTATCGGTACGGAGGACGACCAGATTATTCGACCAACAGTAGAAAAAGCAAATGAGCAAGGGATTTTTTGTTTTGGACCCTATCCAGCAGATGGTTTCTTTGCAAAAGGAGCATATGAAAAGTTTGATGCCGTATTGGCGATGTACCACGATCAAGGATTAATTCCGTTTAAGCATATCGCAAAAGGTGCTGGTGTAAATTATACAGCAGGATTACCTATTGTACGTACTTCGCCAGATCATGGTACAGGCTACGATATCGCTGGAAAAAATCTGGCTTCACCAAGCTCATTTGTAGAAGCAATTTTCACTGCAGTCCATATTGTAAAACGCCGCAGGGAACAGGCTGAATTACTGAAAAATCCATTGGCATTCCGCAAATTGTCCAAAGATCGGGATTAG
- a CDS encoding HD domain-containing protein, with protein sequence MCDNLQHPIFSIIKELAEQTNTECYVIGGYVRDYIMKRPFKNDVDIVVVGSGIEFATLLGERLHTKVAVYKNFGTAMLVFEGLNVEFVGARRESYRANSRKPIVEDGTLTDDQNRRDFTINAMAFSLNKADYGTMVDPFDGVKDLEHRVIRTPLNPIETFSDDPLRMMRAIRFATQLNFKIDIAAITAITDTKERIKIISRERIIDEINKIILSPKPSVGFKYLFDTGLLELIFPAMYNLHGVDIIDGKGHKDNFYHTLEVLDNVCELSGDLWLRWAAIMHDIAKPATKRFDKKLGWTFHGHEDRGARMVPKLFAELKLPLHEKMKFVQKLVQLHLRPIVLAQDIVTDSAVRRLLFEAGDDIDALMMLCHADVTTKNEFKKKKYRQNFELVKQKLKDVEERDKIRNWQPPISGEDIMILFGLTPGRAVGQLKNLIREAILEGEIPNSRIEAYQYLVKKAGDMGLEVKQEIQLEISNS encoded by the coding sequence ATGTGCGATAATTTACAACATCCAATATTTTCTATCATCAAAGAGCTCGCCGAGCAGACAAATACGGAGTGTTATGTCATCGGAGGGTATGTACGCGACTACATTATGAAGCGTCCATTCAAGAATGATGTGGATATTGTTGTGGTGGGAAGTGGTATTGAATTTGCAACTTTACTAGGTGAAAGGCTTCATACTAAAGTGGCGGTCTATAAGAATTTTGGAACTGCAATGCTCGTTTTTGAGGGCTTGAATGTAGAGTTTGTGGGTGCGCGGAGGGAATCTTACCGAGCAAACTCCCGGAAACCAATTGTAGAGGATGGCACATTGACCGATGATCAAAACCGTCGTGATTTTACTATCAACGCCATGGCTTTTTCGCTGAATAAAGCCGATTACGGTACAATGGTAGACCCCTTCGATGGGGTAAAGGATCTCGAGCACCGTGTGATTCGGACGCCTCTTAATCCAATTGAAACTTTCTCAGACGATCCATTGCGTATGATGCGTGCGATCCGTTTTGCAACCCAGCTAAATTTCAAGATTGACATTGCGGCTATTACAGCAATTACTGATACAAAAGAACGTATTAAGATTATTTCGAGGGAACGGATTATCGATGAGATCAATAAGATCATTCTTTCCCCAAAACCCTCGGTGGGTTTTAAATACCTTTTTGATACAGGCTTATTAGAATTGATTTTTCCGGCCATGTACAACCTGCATGGAGTTGATATTATTGATGGAAAAGGACATAAGGATAATTTCTACCACACATTGGAAGTACTGGATAATGTCTGTGAATTATCGGGGGATCTCTGGTTACGCTGGGCTGCTATTATGCACGATATTGCTAAACCTGCGACAAAACGTTTTGATAAGAAATTGGGCTGGACATTTCATGGGCATGAAGACCGCGGTGCACGTATGGTGCCTAAGCTTTTTGCTGAACTAAAATTGCCGCTTCATGAAAAGATGAAATTCGTACAGAAACTTGTACAATTGCATCTTCGTCCGATTGTCCTTGCTCAGGATATTGTGACAGATTCTGCTGTCAGACGCTTATTATTTGAAGCAGGTGATGACATTGATGCATTAATGATGCTGTGCCACGCCGATGTGACAACGAAGAATGAGTTTAAAAAGAAAAAGTACCGCCAAAATTTTGAACTTGTCAAGCAGAAACTAAAGGATGTAGAGGAACGTGACAAGATACGAAATTGGCAACCGCCGATCAGTGGAGAAGATATTATGATACTTTTTGGATTAACACCCGGCCGCGCTGTTGGGCAATTAAAAAACTTGATCCGCGAGGCTATTTTGGAGGGTGAGATTCCGAATTCCCGGATTGAAGCCTATCAATATCTAGTAAAAAAGGCTGGAGACATGGGTTTGGAGGTCAAACAAGAAATCCAGTTGGAAATTTCCAATTCTTAA
- the miaA gene encoding tRNA (adenosine(37)-N6)-dimethylallyltransferase MiaA: protein MAKKKTLIAIVGPTAVGKTAMAISLAQYFKTEIISADSRQFYREMTIGTAKPDLEELASAPHHFINSHSITQDYSAGDFEREALHKLDDLFRQHDVVVMVGGSGLFVRALCEGLDDLPKAGDEVRERLNNEMAQLGLEQMKERLKTIDPAYYQIADIDNPQRVVRALEVFEATGKPMSFYHKKNLSKRPFDILTIGLNMARPQLYERINLRVERMMELGLLEEVKSLFPFRNKPALLTVGYAELFDYLDGNISLEEAVERIKQNSRRYAKRQITWFKKYGNTSWFQPDETGTVIDFINAKLIEGNTIS, encoded by the coding sequence ATGGCAAAAAAGAAAACACTGATAGCCATTGTAGGTCCGACTGCTGTTGGAAAAACTGCAATGGCTATTTCATTAGCTCAATATTTTAAGACCGAAATTATTTCTGCCGATTCCCGGCAGTTCTATCGCGAGATGACGATTGGTACAGCAAAGCCAGATCTAGAAGAACTGGCTAGTGCTCCGCATCATTTTATAAATTCACATTCCATTACCCAAGATTATTCTGCTGGAGATTTTGAACGGGAAGCCTTACACAAGTTGGATGACCTTTTCCGGCAACATGATGTGGTCGTTATGGTCGGAGGATCTGGACTTTTTGTACGTGCGCTCTGTGAAGGCTTGGATGATCTCCCTAAAGCAGGAGATGAGGTACGCGAAAGACTTAACAATGAAATGGCACAGCTGGGGCTTGAACAGATGAAAGAGCGATTAAAAACAATTGATCCAGCCTATTATCAAATCGCTGATATTGATAATCCACAGCGTGTCGTTCGTGCCTTGGAAGTATTTGAGGCAACAGGCAAACCCATGTCCTTTTATCACAAAAAAAACCTAAGTAAGAGACCATTTGATATCCTGACGATCGGATTGAATATGGCACGTCCCCAGTTGTACGAAAGGATTAATCTTCGGGTGGAACGGATGATGGAATTGGGATTGTTGGAAGAGGTAAAATCATTATTTCCCTTTAGAAACAAGCCGGCTTTGTTGACGGTAGGCTACGCTGAATTGTTTGATTACCTCGACGGAAATATTTCCTTGGAAGAAGCTGTGGAGAGGATCAAGCAAAATTCAAGACGCTATGCGAAGCGGCAGATTACCTGGTTTAAAAAATATGGCAATACCTCGTGGTTTCAACCTGATGAAACAGGGACGGTTATTGATTTCATAAATGCTAAGCTAATTGAAGGGAACACAATAAGTTAA
- a CDS encoding branched-chain amino acid aminotransferase produces MNATENYSIRVEPTQNSRLSQVDFDNLKFGKILSDHMLVADYDDGEWKDVSIVPYGDISFSPSMSALHYGQAIFEGIKAYKFADGTVSIFRPDRNWERFNKSAARLQMPEVPEEIFMDGLNKLLDIDRNWVPAKEGSSLYIRPFMFGTEAALGVHPSKSYKFIIITGPVGAYYSKPISLKVETYYTRAAEGGVGFSKNAGNYALSLYPTQLANDEGYDQIMWTDASEHKYIEEAGTANLIFRIGDTIITPHGDTILHGVTRRTIMELAEKWGYKTEQRKVSVQELIDGIKAGTVTEAFAAGTAATITDISRIGFEGQDYNLPPVEGREFSNKVLHYLNELRYGKVADPFGWNYLVK; encoded by the coding sequence ATGAACGCGACAGAGAACTATTCAATTCGCGTAGAGCCAACTCAAAATTCAAGACTCTCGCAAGTAGATTTCGACAATCTAAAATTCGGAAAGATATTATCCGACCACATGCTGGTCGCAGACTATGATGATGGTGAATGGAAAGATGTCAGCATCGTCCCTTACGGAGATATCAGTTTCAGTCCTTCCATGTCAGCTTTACATTATGGTCAAGCAATCTTTGAAGGTATTAAAGCCTATAAATTCGCAGATGGTACAGTGAGCATCTTTCGTCCAGACAGAAACTGGGAAAGATTCAACAAATCTGCAGCACGCCTTCAGATGCCTGAGGTTCCTGAGGAAATTTTTATGGATGGTCTGAACAAACTATTGGATATTGACCGTAATTGGGTTCCTGCTAAAGAAGGTTCTTCTTTGTATATACGTCCATTTATGTTCGGTACTGAAGCTGCGTTGGGCGTACATCCATCCAAATCATACAAGTTTATCATTATCACTGGCCCAGTTGGTGCTTACTATAGTAAACCGATTAGCTTAAAAGTTGAAACGTACTATACACGTGCAGCTGAAGGCGGTGTTGGATTCTCGAAAAATGCAGGTAATTATGCGCTGTCGCTTTATCCGACCCAATTGGCTAACGATGAAGGCTACGATCAAATTATGTGGACTGATGCTTCAGAACACAAATATATCGAAGAAGCGGGTACCGCAAACCTAATCTTCCGTATTGGTGATACCATTATCACGCCGCATGGCGATACCATCTTACATGGTGTAACGCGTCGTACAATTATGGAATTGGCAGAAAAATGGGGTTATAAAACTGAGCAGCGGAAAGTATCCGTACAGGAGCTTATTGATGGGATTAAAGCAGGTACAGTTACTGAGGCATTTGCTGCAGGAACAGCTGCTACGATTACTGACATTAGCCGGATCGGTTTTGAAGGACAAGACTACAATTTACCTCCAGTTGAGGGCCGTGAGTTCTCCAATAAAGTTTTACATTATCTAAATGAATTGCGCTATGGTAAAGTAGCCGATCCATTTGGATGGAATTACTTGGTAAAGTAA
- a CDS encoding GH3 auxin-responsive promoter family protein, with the protein MALLNSIFTWFMKKRIHQIELFMKYPHDVQEEWFQSLISTAEATEWGKKYDYTSILTPEIFKERVPIQDYDDIKGYVDRMIKGEQNILWPSDIKWFAKSSGTTSDRSKFIPVSEEALEECHFQGGKDMLTIYCHNRPENRVFTGKSVVIGGSSQINNFSPDSYYGDLSSILIRNLPFWAEFKRTPNMEVTLNPNFEEKIEQIAQITIKENVTSLAGVPTWNIVMAKRVLEITGKNNLLEVWPNLEFYGHGGVSFKPYREQFHKLIPSDKMYYLENYNASEGYFGLQDESDSEDLLLMLDYGIYYEFLPTERMHEENPTTLRLDQVEIGKNYALIISTNAGLWRYKIGDTIKFTSLSPYRFQISGRTKQYINTFGEEVIVDNAEQALAEASKLTNARIKDYTAGPVYFRDAEAGAHEWVIEFEQQPNDFKRFCEILDAKLREINSDYDAKRFKNMALRPPIVHNAPSDTFYKWMKSRGKLGGQNKVPRLSNNREYLDPLLKILQD; encoded by the coding sequence ATGGCCTTATTAAACTCCATTTTTACTTGGTTCATGAAAAAAAGGATTCACCAAATCGAGCTTTTCATGAAATATCCCCACGATGTACAAGAGGAATGGTTCCAAAGTTTAATTTCTACTGCCGAGGCGACGGAATGGGGAAAAAAATACGACTACACCAGCATACTCACCCCAGAAATCTTCAAAGAGCGCGTACCTATACAGGATTATGACGATATCAAAGGTTATGTAGATCGGATGATCAAAGGTGAGCAGAATATTCTGTGGCCTTCGGATATCAAATGGTTTGCAAAATCTTCTGGAACAACCTCTGATCGTAGCAAATTTATACCGGTGAGCGAAGAGGCCCTAGAAGAATGCCACTTCCAGGGAGGGAAGGACATGTTGACTATATACTGTCACAATAGACCTGAAAACCGTGTTTTTACAGGAAAGTCTGTTGTCATCGGCGGTTCATCGCAGATCAACAACTTTAGCCCAGACTCCTATTATGGAGATCTATCTTCCATCCTGATCCGCAACCTTCCATTTTGGGCGGAATTCAAACGAACCCCAAACATGGAGGTGACTTTAAATCCCAATTTTGAAGAGAAAATTGAGCAGATCGCGCAAATTACCATCAAAGAAAATGTCACTAGTCTGGCGGGTGTACCAACATGGAATATTGTGATGGCTAAACGTGTACTGGAAATCACAGGCAAGAACAATCTATTGGAAGTATGGCCAAACCTTGAGTTTTATGGTCATGGAGGTGTGAGTTTCAAGCCCTACCGCGAGCAGTTCCACAAACTGATTCCTTCAGATAAGATGTACTATCTAGAAAACTACAATGCCTCAGAAGGGTATTTTGGGTTACAGGATGAATCAGACTCTGAAGATCTTCTGCTCATGTTGGATTATGGGATTTATTACGAATTCCTTCCCACGGAACGAATGCATGAGGAAAACCCGACAACGCTACGTTTGGATCAGGTCGAAATCGGCAAGAACTATGCGCTGATCATTTCCACCAATGCCGGACTATGGCGTTATAAAATAGGCGACACAATCAAGTTTACGTCTTTGTCGCCCTACCGCTTTCAGATATCGGGACGTACAAAACAATATATCAATACATTTGGTGAAGAAGTGATTGTTGACAATGCCGAACAGGCACTAGCCGAAGCAAGCAAACTGACAAATGCGCGTATAAAAGATTACACCGCAGGACCAGTTTATTTTAGGGATGCTGAAGCAGGCGCGCACGAATGGGTCATTGAATTTGAACAGCAACCCAACGATTTTAAACGTTTTTGTGAAATATTGGATGCCAAGTTGAGGGAAATAAATTCAGATTACGACGCAAAGCGATTCAAGAACATGGCACTTCGCCCGCCAATTGTCCATAATGCACCATCAGATACTTTTTATAAGTGGATGAAATCTAGAGGTAAACTGGGTGGACAGAATAAAGTCCCTCGATTGAGCAATAATAGAGAATATCTTGACCCGCTTTTAAAGATTTTACAAGATTGA
- the lptB gene encoding LPS export ABC transporter ATP-binding protein encodes MILKAEHLIKKYKQRTVVNNVSFHVEQGEIVGLLGPNGAGKTTSFYMIVGLIKPNDGKVFLDDQEITQDAMYQRAQRGIGYLAQEASVFRKLSVENNILAVLEIHYPNKEERMAKLEELLSEFSLHRVRKNRGDLLSGGERRRTEIARALAANPSFILLDEPFAGVDPIAVEEIQTIVAKLKTRNIGILITDHNVQETLSITDRAYLLTEGKIMLTGTPEEIADNELARKFYLGRHFELRRKKF; translated from the coding sequence ATGATTTTAAAGGCAGAACATCTCATAAAAAAATATAAACAACGTACTGTTGTCAACAACGTATCCTTTCATGTAGAACAAGGAGAGATTGTCGGGTTACTGGGGCCAAATGGTGCTGGTAAAACGACCTCATTTTATATGATTGTAGGTCTGATCAAACCCAATGACGGAAAAGTATTTTTAGATGATCAAGAGATCACGCAAGATGCGATGTACCAACGCGCGCAGCGTGGAATAGGTTATTTGGCACAGGAAGCTTCTGTTTTCCGCAAGTTATCCGTAGAAAACAATATCCTGGCTGTACTGGAGATCCACTACCCCAACAAAGAAGAACGTATGGCCAAGTTGGAAGAATTGCTATCCGAATTCAGTCTGCATCGTGTCCGTAAAAACAGAGGTGATCTTTTGTCGGGGGGCGAGCGCCGACGTACGGAAATCGCTCGAGCATTGGCCGCAAATCCATCGTTTATCCTATTGGATGAGCCATTTGCGGGGGTTGACCCTATTGCCGTAGAGGAAATCCAAACGATTGTTGCTAAACTCAAAACACGTAATATTGGCATCTTAATCACCGACCACAATGTACAGGAAACTTTATCCATTACAGATAGAGCCTACCTTTTGACCGAAGGAAAGATTATGCTTACGGGCACACCTGAAGAGATCGCGGATAATGAACTGGCTCGAAAGTTCTATCTTGGTCGTCATTTTGAATTAAGAAGGAAAAAATTTTAA
- the recJ gene encoding single-stranded-DNA-specific exonuclease RecJ: protein MQKRWVLKSKTDVKITNKLREELNINAVLAELLVNRGIGSFDEAKQFFRPQLSDLHDPFLMKDMEKAISRIIQAIGNKEKILIYGDYDVDGTTAVAVVYSFFREFHSQLEFYIPDRYAEGYGISTQGIDYAAANGFSLIIALDCGIKAIDKIDYANTKGIDFIIGDHHLPGEELPNAFAVLDPKRVDCDYPYKELSGCGIGFKIIQAFILTNGMDINACYQFLDLVAVSIASDIVPITGENRILSHFGLIKLNTNPCVGLKALVDLSNNRTKIFTVNDIVFQIGPRINAAGRIDHAKDAVKLLISKSLQEAKDFSSSIDDQNNVRKDFDLKITEEALALIEENVVLKSRKSTVLYKSDWHKGVIGIVASRLTEKYYRPTIILTETNGHIAGSCRSVIGFDLYEALNECADLLEQFGGHKYAAGLTMSLDNVSLFQDRFEEVVARRISPEMLTQEIQIDAKLHLKDIDAKFFRILQQFEPFGPQNESPIFLSKKVNSVGSAFPVGTNHLKMTVVQEDSPSFDCIGFGLAEHIDHINSGQSFDICYSIEENVWRNKRNLQLNIKGIRY, encoded by the coding sequence ATGCAAAAAAGGTGGGTACTAAAATCTAAAACTGATGTCAAAATAACCAACAAACTGCGCGAGGAATTAAACATCAACGCTGTGTTAGCAGAGTTGCTCGTCAACAGGGGAATTGGAAGTTTTGACGAAGCGAAACAGTTTTTTAGGCCACAATTGTCCGATTTGCACGATCCTTTTTTGATGAAGGATATGGAAAAAGCCATATCTCGAATCATTCAGGCTATCGGCAATAAAGAAAAGATCCTGATCTATGGTGATTACGATGTTGATGGCACTACAGCAGTTGCTGTAGTCTACAGTTTTTTCAGAGAATTTCATAGTCAACTGGAGTTTTATATTCCGGACCGTTATGCAGAAGGCTATGGTATATCTACGCAGGGCATTGATTATGCCGCTGCTAATGGCTTTTCTCTTATTATTGCATTAGACTGTGGAATAAAAGCCATTGATAAAATTGACTATGCCAACACGAAGGGGATAGACTTTATCATTGGCGACCACCATCTCCCAGGTGAAGAACTTCCAAACGCTTTCGCTGTCTTAGATCCAAAACGTGTAGATTGTGATTATCCCTACAAGGAACTTTCTGGTTGCGGTATCGGCTTCAAGATCATCCAGGCGTTCATACTGACCAACGGAATGGATATCAATGCCTGTTATCAATTTTTAGATCTGGTTGCAGTGAGTATAGCATCAGATATCGTCCCAATCACTGGGGAGAATAGAATCTTAAGCCACTTTGGGTTGATCAAGCTCAATACCAATCCCTGCGTGGGATTAAAAGCATTGGTTGACCTATCCAACAATAGAACAAAGATTTTTACGGTCAATGACATCGTATTCCAAATCGGCCCACGCATCAATGCAGCCGGCCGCATTGACCACGCTAAGGATGCCGTCAAATTATTAATTTCAAAATCCCTACAGGAAGCGAAAGACTTTAGTTCGAGCATTGATGATCAAAACAATGTCCGCAAGGATTTTGACCTTAAAATAACGGAGGAGGCGCTGGCGCTCATTGAAGAAAATGTAGTTCTCAAGAGCCGAAAATCTACCGTATTATACAAATCAGACTGGCATAAAGGTGTAATCGGTATTGTGGCTTCACGATTGACTGAGAAATATTACCGTCCCACCATCATATTGACGGAAACGAATGGCCATATCGCGGGCTCGTGTCGATCAGTAATCGGATTTGATCTATATGAAGCATTAAACGAATGTGCTGATTTACTGGAGCAATTTGGAGGGCACAAATATGCTGCTGGACTGACCATGTCACTGGACAATGTAAGCCTGTTTCAAGATCGATTTGAAGAGGTCGTGGCTCGTAGGATCAGTCCCGAAATGCTGACACAAGAAATTCAGATCGATGCTAAACTCCATCTGAAGGATATAGACGCTAAATTTTTTCGCATACTCCAACAGTTTGAACCTTTTGGCCCACAAAATGAGTCACCAATTTTCTTGAGTAAGAAAGTGAATTCAGTAGGGTCGGCTTTCCCTGTAGGTACAAATCATTTAAAAATGACAGTTGTCCAGGAAGACTCTCCATCTTTTGATTGCATCGGTTTCGGATTAGCAGAACATATTGATCATATCAATTCGGGGCAGAGTTTTGATATTTGTTATAGCATTGAAGAGAATGTGTGGCGCAATAAAAGAAACTTACAGCTTAACATCAAGGGAATTCGATATTAG
- a CDS encoding MBL fold metallo-hydrolase, translated as MVQAYSLYEGSFSVDKSRKFVPFDPSVDDPKDRPGSMFIHVHPFLIKTESGIVICDTGLGHTDDSGVLKLHNNIRKLGYEPDDVKYVLMSHLHKDHAGGMVSMESGSPRIAFPEAEYIVQRGEWEDAYSGISSSYRTEIFDVVQRSGNLVLVEGEGQVNTEISYVHNGGHTPHHQAFHIRTGGMHYFFGGDVLPEPEEIFHNYVAKYDFDGRRSKELRQAYWGEGAPEGWTFLFYHSKNITIGHSQLRPDGSYKLVDAV; from the coding sequence ATGGTACAGGCTTATTCTCTATATGAAGGTTCTTTTTCTGTCGATAAAAGTAGAAAATTCGTTCCCTTTGATCCATCCGTGGATGATCCGAAAGACCGTCCGGGATCCATGTTTATCCATGTCCATCCTTTTTTGATCAAAACAGAATCAGGTATTGTGATCTGTGATACCGGTTTGGGGCATACCGATGATAGTGGTGTGCTGAAGTTGCACAACAATATCCGGAAATTGGGTTATGAGCCAGACGATGTGAAATACGTATTAATGTCGCACCTGCATAAGGATCATGCCGGTGGTATGGTAAGTATGGAAAGTGGCTCCCCCCGAATTGCATTTCCCGAAGCTGAATATATAGTGCAAAGGGGAGAATGGGAAGATGCCTATTCCGGGATTTCGAGCTCATACCGTACAGAAATTTTTGATGTTGTCCAACGAAGTGGAAACTTGGTATTGGTAGAAGGAGAGGGGCAAGTAAATACTGAAATCAGTTATGTTCATAATGGTGGGCATACGCCACATCACCAAGCTTTTCATATCCGTACAGGTGGAATGCATTATTTTTTCGGGGGCGATGTTTTACCTGAACCAGAAGAGATTTTTCATAATTATGTAGCTAAATATGATTTTGATGGTCGGCGCTCGAAGGAGCTACGGCAAGCTTATTGGGGAGAAGGAGCTCCAGAAGGTTGGACCTTTTTATTCTATCACTCCAAAAATATAACCATTGGCCATAGCCAACTGCGGCCTGATGGAAGTTATAAACTGGTTGATGCAGTGTAG